The following coding sequences lie in one Arabidopsis thaliana chromosome 3, partial sequence genomic window:
- a CDS encoding Eukaryotic aspartyl protease family protein (Eukaryotic aspartyl protease family protein; FUNCTIONS IN: aminoacyl-tRNA ligase activity, nucleotide binding, ATP binding; INVOLVED IN: translation, tRNA aminoacylation for protein translation; LOCATED IN: cytoplasm; CONTAINS InterPro DOMAIN/s: Aminoacyl-tRNA synthetase, class II (D/K/N)-like (InterPro:IPR018150), Retroviral aspartyl protease (InterPro:IPR013242); BEST Arabidopsis thaliana protein match is: Eukaryotic aspartyl protease family protein (TAIR:AT3G29750.1); Has 2 Blast hits to 1 proteins in 1 species: Archae - 0; Bacteria - 0; Metazoa - 0; Fungi - 0; Plants - 2; Viruses - 0; Other Eukaryotes - 0 (source: NCBI BLink).) gives MATQAAQTIPATIVIDLEAKLDQFVQNFEDKLDSIVQRLQAQQKEHRQGMREIFANFFPETACDEPPTMKNQEHHELHQSFQRRIILAGKEESILHKLAGEDVFMLIEAIIRTRFHQLFYEHIQDDASRDKHIGFSSDYEGSQSHELSGGANIRRNSRKLNQVRDNKEGYIRSMKQSVVPRSQSKGVDLGRVFCFGFQRTNPQMAMKGNSWRSYFYKEEINNNVAPRTEPYGDQATQVELMSFIMVEGNTYGYGNEWEGLLEDFKTIRQVKRQSTTEFTKGKDMRFYGFISCHKVVVVIDSGATNNFISDELALVLKLPTSTTNQASVLLGQRQCIQTIGTCFGINLLVQEVEINENFLLLDLTKTDVDVILGYGGSQNLERQWLIWLNQDFSFFHNQQWVTLCAKDKELEQVTTKVKMKSEYEQEKIDHYLEDKVVLKGGSKAMWGGIAKDIPWKQKMSGESLAKEILWKQKISGESRKNFSEIMLKVSRLKSAQTIGNYGGLEAQQGSLGVMPMGYKGVGEKQEEFPLRLIFIGKAGQSPRPPELFCGKVLGQEGSLFQKHKGEKGGHLNLWLMTNGGKSWLEAGICLKLQNGVFECCKIS, from the exons ATGGCTACTCAAGCTGCTCAAACCATTCCAGCCACCATAGTCATAGATCTAGAAGCAAAACTGGATCAATTCGTTCAAAATTTCGAAGATAAGCTAGATTCCATCGTCCAAAGGCTCCAAGCACAACAAAAGGAGCATCGACAAGGGATGCGTGAAATTTTTGCTAACTTTTTCCCGGAGACAGCATGTGACGAACCACCTACGATGAAGAACCAAGAGCATCATGAGCTCCATCAA AGCTTCCAACGACGTATCATTCTCGCAGGAAAAGAAGAATCCATATTACACAAGCTCGCAGGAGAGGATGTATTCATGTTAATCGAAGCTATCATAAG AACTCGATTCCATCAATTATTCTACGAGCATATTCAAGATGATGCTAGCAGAGATAAACATATAGGATTTTCGTCTGATTATGAGGGATCACAGTCTCACGAATTGAGTGGTGGTGCTAATATTAGAAGGAATTCACGGAAACTTAACCAAGTCCGAGACAACAAGGAGGGTTACATTCGATCAATGAAACAAAGTG TGGTGCCAAGGTCTCAGAGTAAAGGTGTTGATTTGGGGAGAGTattctgttttggttttcagagAACAAATCCTCAAATGGCTATGAAA GGCAACAGTTGGAGGAGTTATTTCTACAAGG AAGAAATTAACAACAATGTCGCCCCAAGAACAGAACCATACGGTGACCAAGCGACACAAGTAGAGCTAATGAGCTTTATTATGGTGGAAGGTAATACATATGGATATGGGAATGAGTGGGAAGGTTTATTAGAGGATTTTAAGACCATAAGACAAGTTAAAAGGCAATCAACGACAGAATTTACCAAGGGCAAGGATATGAGATTCTATGGCTTCATATCATGTCATAAGGTCGTTGTAGTTATCGATTCTGGAGCGACCAACAATTTTATCTCAGATGAGTTAGCTTTAGTTCTCAAACTACCCACGAGCACTACAAACCAAGCTTCAGTTTTATTGGGACAAAGGCAGTGCATACAAACCATAGGAACTTGTTTTGGGATCAATTTGTTAGTTCAAGAAGTAGAAATCAATGAGAATTTCCTTTTATTAGATCTGACCAAGACTGACGTGGATGTGATTCTAGGGTATGGTGGCTCTCAAAACTTGGAGAGACAATGGTTAATTTGGCTGAATCAAgatttctccttcttccacaACCAACAATGGGTCACTCTTTGTGCTAAGGACAAAGAACTTGAGCAAGTTACTACAAAAGTAAAGATGAAGAGTGAATATGAGcaagaaaaaattgatcatTACCTTGAAGACAAGGTAGTTTTAAAAGGGGGGAGTAAGGCTATGTGGGGAGGAATTGCTAAGGATATACCatggaaacagaaaatgaGTGGTGAAAGTCTTGCTAAGGAAATACTATGGAAACAGAAAATAAGCGGTGAAAGTCGAAAGAATTTTTCAGAGATTATGTTGAAAGTGTCAAGGCTCAAGAGTGCTCAAACCATTGGAAACTATGGCGGATTAGAGGCGCAACAGGGTAGTCTAGGAGTGATGCCCATGGGTTACAAGGGTGTTGGAGAGAAGCAAGAGGAGTTTCCATTGAGGCTTATATTTATCGGGAAAGCGGGTCAATCGCCACGGCCACCAGAATTGTTTTGTGGTAAAGTGTTGGGACAAGAGGGAagtctttttcaaaaacacaaaggaGAGAAAGGTGGTCACCTAAACTTATGGTTAATGACGAATGGAGGGAAGTCTTGGTTAGAGGCTGGAATTTGTTTAAAACTGCAGAACGGAGTCTTTGAGTGTTGTAAGATATCATAG
- the ERD5 gene encoding Methylenetetrahydrofolate reductase family protein (EARLY RESPONSIVE TO DEHYDRATION 5 (ERD5); CONTAINS InterPro DOMAIN/s: Proline dehydrogenase (InterPro:IPR002872), Proline oxidase (InterPro:IPR015659); BEST Arabidopsis thaliana protein match is: Methylenetetrahydrofolate reductase family protein (TAIR:AT5G38710.1); Has 2269 Blast hits to 2250 proteins in 878 species: Archae - 1; Bacteria - 1355; Metazoa - 205; Fungi - 217; Plants - 85; Viruses - 2; Other Eukaryotes - 404 (source: NCBI BLink).), which produces MATRLLRTNFIRRSYRLPAFSPVGPPTVTASTAVVPEILSFGQQAPEPPLHHPKPTEQSHDGLDLSDQARLFSSIPTSDLLRSTAVLHAAAIGPMVDLGTWVMSSKLMDASVTRGMVLGLVKSTFYDHFCAGEDADAAAERVRSVYEATGLKGMLVYGVEHADDAVSCDDNMQQFIRTIEAAKSLPTSHFSSVVVKITAICPISLLKRVSDLLRWEYKSPNFKLSWKLKSFPVFSESSPLYHTNSEPEPLTAEEERELEAAHGRIQEICRKCQESNVPLLIDAEDTILQPAIDYMAYSSAIMFNADKDRPIVYNTIQAYLRDAGERLHLAVQNAEKENVPMGFKLVRGAYMSSEASLADSLGCKSPVHDTIQDTHSCYNDCMTFLMEKASNGSGFGVVLATHNADSGRLASRKASDLGIDKQNGKIEFAQLYGMSDALSFGLKRAGFNVSKYMPFGPVATAIPYLLRRAYENRGMMATGAHDRQLMRMELKRRLIAGIA; this is translated from the exons atgGCAACCCGTCTTCTCCGAACAAACTTTATCCGGCGATCTTACCGTTTACCCGCTTTTAGCCCGGTGGGTCCTCCCACCGTGACTGCTTCCACCGCCGTCGTCCCGGAGATTCTCTCCTTTGGACAACAAGCACCGGAACCACCTCTTCACCACCCAAAACCCACCGAGCAATCTCACGATGGTCTCGATCTCTCCGATCAAGCCCGTCTTTTCTCCTCTATCCCAACCTCTGATCTCCTCCGTTCCACCGCCGTGTTGCATGCGGCGGCGATAGGTCCTATGGTCGACCTAGGGACGTGGGTCATGAGCTCTAAACTTATGGACGCTTCGGTGACGCGTGGCATGGTTTTAGGGCTTGTGAAAAGTACGTTTTATGACCATTTTTGCGCCGGTGAAGATGCCGACGCAGCCGCTGAGCGCGTGAGAAGCGTTTATGAAGCTACTGGTCTTAAAGGGATGCTTGTCTATGGCGTCGAACACGCCGATGACGCTGTATCTTGTGATGATAACATGCAACAATTCATTCGAACCATTGAAGCTGCCAAATCTTTACCAACATCTCAC TTTAGCTCAGTGGTTGTGAAGATAACTGCCATTTGTCCAATTAGTCTTCTGAAACGAGTGAGCGATCTGCTGCGGTGGGAATACAAAAGTCCGAACTTCAAACTCTCATGGAAGCTCAAATCGTTTCCGGTTTTCTCCGAATCGAGTCCTCTCTACCACACAAACTCAGAACCGGAACCGTTAACCgcggaagaagaaagggagcTCGAAGCAGCTCATGGAAGGATTCAAGAAATCTGTAGGAAATGCCAAGAGTCCAATGTACCATTGTTGATTGATGCGGAAGACACAATCCTCCAACCCGCGATCGATTACATGGCTTATTCATCGGCGATCATGTTCAATGCTGACAAAGACCGACCAATCGTTTACAACACGATTCAGGCGTACTTGAGAGACGCCGGTGAGAGACTGCATTTGGCAGTACAAAATGCTGAGAAAGAGAATGTTCCTATGGGGTTCAAGTTGGTGAGAGGGGCTTACATGTCTAGCGAAGCTAGCTTGGCGGATTCCCTGGGTTGCAAGTCGCCAGTCCACGACACAATTCAGGATACTCACTCTTGTTACAATGATTGTATGACATTCCTGATGGAGAAAGCATCAAACGGTTCTGGTTTCGGTGTCGTTCTCGCAACACATAACGCTGATTCGG GGAGACTTGCGTCGAGGAAAGCGAGTGACCTCGGGATCGATAAACAGAACGGGAAGATAGAGTTTGCACAGCTATATGGTATGTCAGATGCATTGTCCTTCGGGTTAAAGAGAGCAGGGTTCAATGTTAGCAAGTACATGCCGTTTGGACCCGTCGCAACCGCTATACCGTATCTTCTCCGACGCGCTTATGAGAACCGGGGAATGATGGCCACCGGAGCTCATGACCGTCAACTCATGAG GATGGAACTTAAGAGGAGATTAATCGCCGGGATTGCGTAA